A genome region from Defluviimonas aquaemixtae includes the following:
- a CDS encoding LysE/ArgO family amino acid transporter, whose translation MWLAALAGFQLSLGLIMAIGAQNAFVLRQGLRREHVVPTVLFCASSDAVLILAGVAGFAAASAAAPWIGPALRWGGVAFLVFYGLRSALSALNGEGALKAGGAGSARLGTVLVTLAAITWLNPHVYLDTVVLLGSISAQFPGREWAFAAGATSASFVFFTALGFGARALAPVFARPAAWRWLDGAVALVMWGIAARLALG comes from the coding sequence ATGTGGTTGGCGGCATTAGCGGGATTTCAGCTTTCGCTCGGACTGATAATGGCGATCGGGGCGCAGAACGCTTTCGTGCTGCGCCAGGGGCTGCGGCGTGAGCATGTCGTGCCTACGGTGCTGTTCTGCGCCAGTTCGGACGCGGTCCTGATCCTTGCGGGCGTCGCGGGCTTCGCCGCGGCGAGCGCGGCGGCGCCGTGGATCGGCCCGGCCTTGCGGTGGGGCGGTGTCGCGTTTCTTGTATTCTACGGATTGCGTTCAGCGCTATCGGCCCTGAACGGGGAAGGGGCGCTGAAGGCGGGCGGCGCCGGCTCGGCTCGGCTTGGAACGGTTCTTGTCACACTCGCAGCGATCACGTGGCTCAACCCCCATGTTTATCTCGACACGGTCGTATTGCTCGGCTCGATCTCAGCGCAGTTTCCGGGCCGCGAATGGGCCTTTGCCGCCGGCGCGACGTCGGCTTCATTCGTCTTCTTCACGGCGCTCGGTTTCGGAGCCAGGGCGCTTGCACCGGTCTTCGCGCGGCCCGCTGCGTGGCGCTGGCTCGACGGCGCCGTCGCGCTTGTCATGTGGGGAATCGCCGCGCGGCTCGCGCTGGGCTGA
- a CDS encoding LysR family transcriptional regulator ArgP: protein MIDPGQLRALALILRTGSFEAAAEALHVTPSAVSQRIRALEDRLGTTLVIRAQPARATEAGARLARHAEDMELLEQALAADLGADLGGERPSVRIAVNADSLATWVLPALTAMADVLYDIVTDDQDHSADWLRRGAVQAAVTSQGAPIAGCDTFPLGALRYIATASPEFVQRWFARGLDADSLSRAPALVFNRKDALQTQWTERLVGKRLPLTAHYVPSSHAFVEAALVGLGWGMNPEPLVEGHLRDGSLVAIAPDAPMEVVLHWQVGRLSARALAPLTQAIRQAAGAYLVPV from the coding sequence ATGATAGACCCGGGTCAGCTCCGCGCCCTAGCGCTCATCCTGCGCACCGGGTCGTTCGAGGCAGCCGCCGAAGCGCTCCACGTCACGCCCTCGGCGGTCTCACAACGGATCCGCGCGCTCGAGGACCGGCTGGGCACCACGCTCGTGATCCGCGCCCAGCCCGCGCGCGCCACCGAAGCGGGCGCGCGGCTCGCCCGGCATGCCGAGGATATGGAACTCCTCGAACAGGCGCTCGCCGCCGATCTCGGCGCCGATCTCGGGGGCGAGCGGCCGAGCGTCCGGATCGCCGTCAACGCCGACAGCCTTGCCACCTGGGTCCTGCCCGCGCTGACCGCAATGGCGGACGTGCTCTATGACATCGTCACCGACGATCAGGACCATTCCGCAGACTGGCTCAGGCGGGGGGCCGTGCAGGCGGCGGTCACATCTCAGGGCGCGCCGATTGCGGGCTGCGACACCTTCCCGCTTGGCGCGTTGCGCTACATCGCGACTGCAAGCCCGGAATTCGTGCAACGGTGGTTCGCGCGCGGATTGGACGCAGACAGCCTGTCGCGCGCACCCGCGCTCGTGTTCAACCGCAAGGACGCGTTGCAGACCCAATGGACCGAGAGGCTCGTCGGCAAGCGGCTTCCACTGACGGCGCATTACGTGCCATCAAGCCACGCCTTCGTGGAAGCTGCCCTTGTCGGCCTCGGCTGGGGTATGAACCCTGAACCGCTCGTCGAAGGGCATCTTCGCGACGGAAGTCTCGTTGCAATCGCCCCCGACGCGCCGATGGAGGTCGTGCTTCACTGGCAGGTCGGCCGCCTTTCCGCCCGCGCGCTCGCGCCGCTCACGCAGGCGATCAGACAGGCTGCGGGCGCGTATCTCGTACCGGTGTGA
- a CDS encoding YebC/PmpR family DNA-binding transcriptional regulator gives MAGHSKWANIQHRKGRQDAARSKLFSKLAKEITVAAKMGDPDPEKNPRLRLAVKAAKSASVPKDVIERAIKKSQAGDAEDYTEIRYEGYGPNGIAIIVEAMTDNLNRTASNVRSTFAKHGGNLGTTGSVSFMFDRVGEIMYPASAGDADTVMMAAIEAGAEDVESDEDGHWIYCADSDLSAVADALEVALGESEEAKLAWRPQSRTDVDLETAQKLMRLIETLEDDDDVQNVTANFDIPEEVAVQL, from the coding sequence ATGGCGGGCCATTCGAAATGGGCCAATATCCAGCATCGCAAGGGCCGGCAGGACGCGGCCCGGTCGAAGCTGTTTTCCAAGCTCGCGAAGGAGATCACGGTAGCCGCCAAGATGGGCGATCCGGATCCCGAGAAGAACCCGCGGCTACGCCTTGCGGTGAAAGCCGCGAAATCGGCGTCGGTCCCGAAAGACGTGATCGAGCGCGCAATCAAGAAGTCGCAAGCCGGCGATGCCGAGGACTACACCGAGATCCGTTACGAGGGTTATGGGCCGAACGGCATTGCAATCATCGTTGAGGCAATGACCGACAATCTCAACCGCACCGCCTCGAACGTGCGCTCCACATTCGCCAAGCACGGCGGAAATCTCGGCACCACGGGCTCCGTCAGCTTCATGTTCGACCGGGTCGGTGAAATCATGTACCCCGCGAGCGCGGGCGATGCCGACACGGTGATGATGGCCGCGATCGAGGCGGGAGCGGAGGACGTTGAATCCGACGAGGACGGGCACTGGATCTATTGCGCCGACTCTGACCTGTCTGCTGTGGCCGACGCGCTTGAAGTGGCGCTGGGCGAATCCGAGGAGGCGAAGCTCGCATGGCGCCCGCAGAGCCGCACCGATGTCGATCTCGAGACGGCGCAGAAACTCATGCGGCTCATCGAGACGCTCGAAGATGATGACGATGTCCAGAACGTGACGGCGAATTTCGACATTCCCGAGGAAGTCGCAGTACAGCTCTGA
- a CDS encoding SLC13 family permease, translating to MTQDQLLLFSLFALVFGALIWGRWRYDLVAFTALIVAVVSGLVPAKGAFEGFGHPATLVVALVLVVSAGLTRAGVVMLITRTFVDAGRALGTHITIMGSVGGVLSAFMNNVAALALLMPVEVASARKAGRSPGLSLMPLSFATILGGMVTLIGTPPNIIIATIRQDSLGESFGMFDFAPVGGVVALAGLAFVATIGWRLIPVREDAAADRETAAYVAELVVSEDSKLVGKTMGNLYEEGDKAGVMIMALVRDEKRYYNLARHTKIGTGDVILVEAEAEPLDELRAGLKLDFADHRRKHYLAAEKAGFTMVEAVVTTDSRIRGKTIESVGLIWRHRTALMGISRRGQKIKGPLRKARIRAGDILLLLAPAETADEVVDWLGGLPLAERGLTVTRQDHTWAAVGIFAVAVLAASLGLIDLPVALGAVVVGYVATGVLPLSEIYEHIEWPVIVLLGSMIPLGAALESSGGTELIAGGLTGLTAGAPAWVAILLLMIVTMSLSDVLNNTATAIVAGPVGIAMARSMEVSPDPFLMAVAVAASCAFLTPIGHKNNMLILGPGGYQFGDYWRMGLPLEMLVIAVGLPMILLIWPL from the coding sequence ATGACCCAGGACCAGTTGCTGCTTTTCTCGCTCTTCGCGCTCGTGTTCGGAGCGCTTATCTGGGGCCGCTGGCGCTACGACCTTGTGGCATTCACCGCGCTGATCGTCGCGGTCGTCTCCGGCCTCGTGCCCGCCAAGGGTGCTTTCGAGGGCTTCGGTCATCCCGCAACGCTCGTCGTGGCACTCGTTCTCGTCGTCTCGGCGGGGCTTACGCGCGCAGGCGTCGTCATGCTCATCACGCGCACCTTCGTCGATGCCGGCCGGGCGCTCGGCACGCATATCACCATCATGGGCTCGGTCGGCGGCGTGCTCTCGGCCTTCATGAACAATGTCGCGGCGCTCGCGCTTCTGATGCCGGTCGAGGTGGCCAGCGCGCGCAAGGCGGGCCGCAGTCCGGGCCTGTCGCTCATGCCGCTCTCCTTCGCGACGATCCTCGGCGGCATGGTGACGCTGATCGGAACGCCGCCCAACATCATCATCGCGACGATCCGGCAGGATTCGCTTGGCGAAAGCTTCGGGATGTTCGACTTCGCCCCAGTCGGCGGGGTCGTGGCACTTGCCGGGCTCGCCTTCGTCGCGACAATCGGCTGGCGGCTGATCCCGGTGCGCGAGGACGCGGCGGCGGACCGCGAGACGGCCGCCTACGTGGCCGAACTGGTCGTATCGGAAGACTCCAAGCTGGTCGGCAAGACGATGGGCAATCTCTACGAGGAAGGCGACAAGGCCGGGGTCATGATCATGGCCCTCGTGCGCGACGAAAAGCGATACTACAACCTAGCGCGCCACACCAAAATCGGGACTGGCGACGTTATCCTCGTCGAGGCCGAGGCCGAGCCGCTCGATGAACTGCGCGCCGGGCTCAAGCTCGATTTCGCCGACCACCGACGCAAGCATTACCTTGCTGCCGAAAAAGCCGGCTTCACGATGGTCGAGGCGGTGGTGACGACAGATTCGCGCATCCGCGGGAAGACAATCGAGTCGGTCGGGCTTATCTGGCGCCACCGCACGGCACTCATGGGCATTTCGCGGCGCGGCCAGAAGATCAAGGGGCCGCTCAGAAAGGCGCGGATCAGGGCGGGCGACATCCTCCTGCTTCTCGCACCAGCCGAAACGGCCGACGAAGTCGTCGATTGGCTCGGTGGCCTGCCGCTCGCCGAACGCGGGCTGACTGTGACGAGGCAAGATCACACCTGGGCCGCGGTCGGGATCTTCGCGGTCGCGGTGCTTGCCGCGAGCCTCGGGCTTATCGACCTGCCGGTCGCACTTGGTGCGGTCGTCGTGGGTTACGTTGCGACCGGCGTGCTGCCGCTCTCCGAGATTTATGAGCATATCGAATGGCCGGTGATCGTGCTTCTTGGCTCGATGATCCCGCTCGGCGCTGCGCTGGAAAGCTCCGGCGGCACGGAACTGATCGCCGGCGGGCTGACCGGGCTGACCGCAGGCGCACCGGCCTGGGTCGCCATCCTTCTCCTCATGATCGTGACGATGTCGCTGTCGGATGTTCTCAACAACACCGCGACCGCTATCGTCGCCGGGCCCGTCGGCATTGCGATGGCCCGCAGCATGGAGGTCTCGCCCGATCCGTTCCTGATGGCGGTCGCGGTGGCGGCGTCCTGTGCCTTCCTCACCCCGATCGGGCACAAGAACAACATGCTGATCCTCGGGCCCGGCGGCTACCAATTCGGCGACTACTGGCGCATGGGTCTGCCGCTCGAGATGCTCGTCATCGCCGTCGGGCTGCCGATGATCCTCCTGATTTGGCCACTCTGA
- a CDS encoding SLC13 family permease: MIQLPLSSNGEAVLTLAIVVGMFVMFVRERYPVEVVAIAGAALCLVFGLLPYDVGMAALTNPAPWTITAMFLIMGALVRTGVLEWLTNTAEANADHRPTVTLVILFGVVALASAFLNNTPVVVVMIPVMVSIARRLNVAASKLLIPLSYAAILGGTVTLIGTSTNLLVDGVARSQGLEPFSIFEITPLGVIQVVIGMIYIATIGRHLLPERQSMAGMLSDRRKLKFFTEVALPEDSNLIGQSVLEVDLFKRSGVRVIDVLRGDASLRRDLAPVVLQAGDRVVLRTEMAELLGLQESKDIRLVDKLSSVQTETVEVLISPGCRMIGRSLGELRLRRRYGVYTLAVHRRNQNIGRQLDDLVVVVGDTLLLEGAPEDIQRLAADMDLVDVSKPTVKAYRRAKAPIAFAVLAGIVMLSGLGVAPILPLSIIGVAIVLLARCIDADEAFSFIEGRLLALIFSMLAVGAALDQSGAAQLIVGWVSPMLENLPPQLVILAVYLLAMLLTEIVSNNAVAVIFAPVAIELAHSLGFDPRPLVVAVMFAASAAFSTPIGYQTNMLVYGPGGYRFTDYLKVGIPLNLTLAVTASFVIPLIWPL, encoded by the coding sequence ATGATCCAACTTCCCCTCTCGTCCAATGGCGAGGCCGTGTTGACCCTTGCCATTGTGGTCGGGATGTTCGTGATGTTCGTGCGCGAACGCTATCCGGTGGAGGTCGTGGCGATCGCGGGCGCGGCGCTCTGCCTCGTCTTTGGCCTTCTGCCCTACGACGTCGGGATGGCGGCGCTGACCAATCCAGCGCCCTGGACGATCACCGCGATGTTTCTGATCATGGGCGCGCTCGTGCGGACCGGCGTGCTCGAATGGCTCACCAACACGGCCGAGGCCAATGCCGATCATCGCCCGACGGTGACGCTGGTCATTCTATTCGGCGTGGTTGCGCTCGCCTCGGCTTTCCTGAACAACACGCCCGTCGTCGTCGTGATGATCCCAGTGATGGTTTCGATCGCACGGCGGCTGAATGTCGCGGCCTCGAAGCTTTTGATTCCGCTCAGCTACGCCGCGATCCTCGGCGGCACGGTGACGTTGATCGGCACCTCGACGAACCTGCTCGTCGACGGCGTCGCGCGCAGCCAGGGGCTGGAGCCATTCTCGATATTCGAGATCACGCCGCTGGGCGTCATCCAGGTGGTCATCGGCATGATCTACATCGCCACAATCGGGCGGCACCTCCTGCCCGAGCGGCAGTCGATGGCGGGCATGCTGAGCGACCGCCGCAAGCTGAAGTTCTTCACAGAAGTCGCTCTGCCCGAGGACTCCAATCTCATTGGCCAGAGCGTGCTCGAGGTTGACTTATTCAAGCGCTCGGGCGTTCGCGTGATCGACGTATTGCGCGGCGACGCGTCGCTGCGCCGCGATCTCGCGCCCGTTGTCCTTCAGGCCGGGGACCGGGTGGTGCTGAGGACCGAGATGGCAGAGCTTCTGGGCCTTCAGGAAAGCAAGGACATTCGCCTGGTCGACAAGCTGTCGTCGGTCCAGACCGAGACGGTCGAAGTGCTGATCTCACCGGGCTGCCGGATGATCGGCCGCAGTCTTGGCGAGTTGCGCCTGCGCCGCCGCTACGGCGTCTACACACTCGCCGTGCACCGTCGGAACCAGAATATCGGACGCCAGCTTGACGACCTCGTGGTCGTCGTGGGTGACACGCTGCTTCTTGAAGGTGCGCCCGAGGACATTCAGCGCCTCGCTGCGGACATGGACCTCGTCGATGTCTCAAAGCCCACCGTAAAGGCATATAGGCGCGCCAAGGCTCCGATTGCCTTCGCAGTTCTCGCGGGAATCGTGATGCTATCCGGGCTGGGTGTCGCGCCAATCCTGCCCCTGTCGATCATTGGCGTCGCGATCGTACTTCTGGCACGCTGTATCGATGCCGACGAAGCGTTCTCATTCATCGAGGGACGGCTTCTCGCGCTCATCTTCTCGATGCTTGCCGTCGGCGCAGCCCTTGATCAGTCAGGCGCGGCTCAGCTGATTGTAGGCTGGGTAAGCCCCATGCTTGAGAACCTGCCGCCGCAGCTTGTCATTCTCGCGGTCTATCTTCTCGCCATGCTGCTGACTGAAATTGTGTCGAACAACGCGGTTGCGGTGATCTTCGCGCCGGTCGCCATCGAGCTTGCCCATTCTCTGGGATTCGATCCCCGCCCGCTTGTAGTAGCAGTGATGTTCGCGGCCTCCGCAGCGTTTTCGACCCCCATCGGTTACCAGACGAATATGCTCGTCTACGGGCCCGGCGGCTACCGGTTTACTGATTATCTCAAGGTGGGCATTCCGCTCAACCTGACGCTCGCCGTAACTGCGAGCTTCGTGATCCCGCTCATCTGGCCTCTCTGA
- a CDS encoding TIGR00282 family metallophosphoesterase: MKMLFLGDVVGRSGRAAVVSRLPGLREDWALDFVVVNAENATSGAGLSPDHAKALLAAGADCLTLGDHAFDQKDMLSFIETEPRILRPLNFARTAPGKGARVYSAAGGRKVLVAQALGQVFMKRPFDDPFSAIDAALRAHPLGGAVQAALVDIHCEATSEKMGMGHWCDGRASVVVGTHTHVPTADAQILPGGTAYQSDAGMCGDYNSIIGMDKLEPMRRFVTGMGKERLTPAKGEATLSGLYAETDDRTGLATKVRMIRVGGRLDEARP, translated from the coding sequence ATGAAAATGCTTTTTCTCGGCGATGTTGTGGGCCGCTCGGGGCGTGCGGCAGTCGTGTCGCGGCTGCCGGGTCTTCGCGAAGACTGGGCGCTCGATTTCGTCGTGGTCAATGCCGAGAACGCGACCTCGGGCGCGGGGCTGTCCCCAGATCACGCAAAGGCGCTGCTCGCTGCGGGGGCAGACTGTTTGACCCTCGGGGATCACGCTTTCGATCAAAAGGACATGCTGTCCTTCATCGAGACCGAGCCGCGTATTCTGAGACCGTTGAACTTCGCGCGAACCGCCCCGGGCAAAGGCGCGCGCGTCTATTCGGCTGCGGGTGGGCGCAAGGTGCTCGTTGCTCAAGCCTTGGGTCAGGTCTTCATGAAGCGGCCTTTCGACGATCCGTTTTCCGCGATTGACGCGGCGTTGAGGGCCCATCCCCTCGGCGGCGCCGTCCAGGCGGCGCTTGTCGATATTCATTGCGAGGCGACGAGCGAGAAAATGGGTATGGGCCATTGGTGCGACGGTCGGGCGAGCGTCGTCGTCGGCACGCATACGCATGTGCCGACGGCCGATGCGCAAATCCTGCCCGGCGGCACGGCCTATCAGTCCGACGCGGGCATGTGCGGCGACTACAATTCGATCATCGGAATGGACAAGCTTGAGCCGATGCGGCGCTTCGTAACCGGGATGGGCAAGGAGCGACTGACTCCCGCAAAGGGAGAGGCCACTCTTTCCGGCCTGTACGCCGAGACTGACGACCGGACCGGACTTGCCACCAAAGTGCGCATGATCCGGGTCGGTGGACGGCTCGACGAAGCGCGGCCCTGA
- a CDS encoding VPLPA-CTERM sorting domain-containing protein: MSLAIPAWSTTITFSSLPDEGAALTSYTENGITATAGSGTLGWFTSPGSAHVDDSGTGFTADITFTTGGIFDAVGFTLTSLGYSMLSAPGPVTDNILVTGYVGGSLVAGANYTLSSVAGAVQNILLGTAFTGIDALTISLLYPRNVTFCDAPCGHFDLNDVTLAAVPLPASALMLGVAALGLGLVARRRKI, from the coding sequence ATGTCCCTGGCTATCCCTGCGTGGTCGACCACCATCACTTTCAGCAGTCTGCCCGACGAAGGCGCCGCCCTCACATCGTACACCGAGAATGGCATCACCGCGACGGCGGGCAGTGGCACGCTCGGCTGGTTTACCTCTCCAGGGTCCGCCCATGTGGACGATTCCGGCACGGGGTTCACCGCCGACATCACTTTCACGACCGGTGGCATCTTCGACGCCGTCGGCTTCACGCTGACATCGCTCGGCTATTCCATGCTCAGCGCCCCCGGCCCGGTCACCGACAACATTCTCGTCACCGGCTACGTTGGCGGCAGCCTCGTGGCAGGCGCGAACTACACCCTGTCATCGGTCGCCGGAGCCGTTCAGAACATCCTGCTCGGCACCGCGTTCACGGGTATCGACGCCCTGACGATCAGCCTGCTCTATCCGCGCAATGTCACCTTTTGCGATGCGCCGTGCGGACATTTCGACCTCAATGACGTGACGCTCGCCGCGGTTCCGCTTCCCGCGTCGGCGTTGATGCTAGGCGTGGCCGCGCTGGGTCTCGGATTGGTCGCTCGCCGCCGCAAGATCTGA
- a CDS encoding 5-formyltetrahydrofolate cyclo-ligase produces the protein MTLADIKAAARADAFSRRKVAFANRKDSDAARLLTALTGHAGKVLAGYMPMRTEIDCLPAMAAHKGAVGVPVILGSGRPLKFRGWSPEAVMVPGTFGARVPESGDWLVPEVLIVPLLSFDRRGFRLGYGGGFYDRTLEGLRARGPVTAIGFAFAAQEVDEVPIEATDQPLDLIVTEAETIAPGA, from the coding sequence GTGACTCTTGCGGACATCAAGGCGGCGGCGCGGGCGGATGCCTTTTCGCGGAGAAAAGTGGCGTTCGCGAACCGGAAGGACAGCGATGCGGCGCGGCTATTGACCGCGCTGACCGGTCATGCGGGCAAGGTGCTTGCAGGCTACATGCCGATGAGGACCGAAATCGACTGTCTGCCCGCCATGGCCGCCCACAAGGGGGCGGTCGGCGTGCCGGTGATTCTCGGCTCCGGGCGGCCGCTGAAGTTCCGCGGCTGGAGCCCGGAGGCGGTGATGGTTCCAGGCACGTTCGGCGCGCGGGTTCCCGAAAGCGGCGACTGGTTGGTGCCCGAGGTGCTGATCGTGCCGCTCCTCTCCTTCGACCGGCGCGGCTTCAGGCTCGGCTATGGCGGCGGCTTCTACGACCGGACGCTCGAGGGCCTGCGGGCGCGCGGTCCGGTGACGGCGATCGGGTTCGCCTTTGCCGCGCAGGAGGTGGACGAGGTGCCCATCGAGGCGACTGACCAGCCACTCGACCTCATCGTCACCGAAGCGGAAACGATTGCGCCCGGTGCCTAA